Sequence from the Collinsella aerofaciens ATCC 25986 genome:
CCGTCTACACGCCCAACGGCAAAGGCCTCAACGTCTCGTTTACGCTTGACCACTATGGTGTCGACACCACGATCCTGGGTTTCTTCGCCGGCTTCTCGGGTGAGTTTATCGTTAAGGGCGCCGAGGCCCTGGGCGTGCCCGTCAAGCCCGTGTGGACCGACGGTATTACGCGCGTCAATGTGTTCCTCAACGCCGGTCCCGACACCGAGTACAACATGGTCAATGCCGGTGCCGCCATCAATGAGGCCAACGAGCAGGAGATGTTTGAACTTATCGATTCGCTCGATGACATGACCTGCCTGGTCATCAGCGGCTCGCTGCCTCCCAACACTTCCGAGGGCTTCTTGGCCGAGGTCCTGCGCCGTGTCAAGGCCAAGGGGGCCGAGTTCGTCCTCGACATCTCGAGCCATCAGCTGGCAGACCTCATTGCTCTGGAGCCACTGCTGATCAAGCCCAATGACGACGAGCTGCTTGACATCTTTGGCATCAAGGTGAGCGGTGGCGACGACGAGTCCGTCAAGGGCGCTATGGCCGAGCTGCACGCCAAGGGCGCCAAGAACGTGCTGCTGACCCTTGGTGGCGCCGGTGCGTACTTCTCCAACGGCGAGCATATCTGGTTTGCCAACCGCACCTTCGACGTCAAGCTGCTGTCGACTGTGTGCGCCGGCGATTCCTCGCTCGCTGCCTTCCTGTCCGTGTGGCACGACGCCCCCGAGCGCGTCGAGGACGCCCTGCGCCTTTCGATGGCCACTGGCGCCAACGTGGTCGAGTGCCCCGGTCTGGGTGATTTTGCCAAGGTGGACGAATATAAGAAGCACATCGAGGTTCGCCAGGTCTGCTAGTTCCGGCACCTTGTCTGAATAGTTTGATTATTTCGCATCCGTCTTAGACTAGGACGGATGCGTTTTTGTTTATCGGACTTGCGTGTGCAGTGGAGGCTGTTTCTTGCTAGACTTCTTGCAGACGCAATCGATAGCCAATTTGATAGTCGCAGGAGGCCATAGGCATGTGCAATGTTTCGCTCAACGGTACTCAACCGTCCGATGCGTCCCTGCGCGTCCTGCGTGCGCTTGAGGCGGCTGGTCTTGAGGCTTGGTACGTGGGCGGTTGGGTGCGCGACGCCCTGATGGGGTACCCCAGCCACGATGTTGATATGTGCTGTAGCGGCCTGTGGCAGGAGTCCAAAGCGGCGCTCGAGGCCGCTGGTATCGCGGTCGTGGAGTCGGGCATTAAATTTGGCGGAATCACGGCTATTTCCGATGGCGAGCGTATCGAGGTCACCACGTACCGTCTGGATGGCTTTTACACCGATGGTCGCCATCCCCAGAGTGTGGAACGTGCCGCCTCGCTTGAGGACGATCTGGCGCGCCGCGACTTTACCGTCAACGCTATGGCCTGGCATCCCGAGCGCGGGCTTGTCGACCGCTACGACGGCCAGGGTGACTTGGAGCGCAAGCTGATTCGCGCTGTCGGCGATCCCAAGCGTCGCTTTAACGAGGACGCCCTGCGCATGTTGCGTGCGGTGCGCTTTGCCTGCCGCCTGGACTTTATGATTGAGCCCGAGACTAAGCGCGCGCTTGCCGAGTGCGCGCCGCTGCTCGACGCCGTGGCGCGCGAGCGTGTGGGTATTGAGCTTGAGGGCATTCTTTCGACCGGTCATGGGGGAGACGCGATGCTGCGCTACCCCGAGCTCATCTGTGCCTCTGTGCCTGAGCTGGCAGCGGGTCGCGGCTTTGATCAGCGAAGTGTCTATCATGCGTTTAACGTTTACGAGCATATCGCCCGTGTGCTGACGGTGGCAGGGGAGCTTGCGCTGTGCGACGGCGTCGCGCCCTCGTCGAGCCTTATGTGGGCGGCGTTTTTGCACGATGTGTCCAAGCCCGAGTGTTTCACGGTCGATCACGCCGGCAGCGGACACTTCTACGGTCATCCCGAGCTCGGCGCCAAGAAAGCGCGCGTCATTATGGATCGCCTGGCGCTCTCGCACGACCTGGTGCGCGACGTGTGCCTGCTCATCAAATATCACGACAAGCCGCTGCGCCCCGAGCGCTCCTGCCTGCTCAATATGATGCGCGCGCTTTCGGGTGAGGGCGTCGACACGGCCCGCCTGATTGACGAGCTCATGGACCTTAAGCGTGCCGACACACTTGGCAAGGCCCCGTCGTGCTTCTATTATGTTGAGACGATTGAGGAGATGCGCGCGCTGGCGCACGAGCTGCTGAAGGCAGGGGAGCCCTATACGCTCAAGATGCTCGCCATCAACGGCGGCGACCTGATCCGTGCCGGAGTCAAGCCCGGGCCGGAACTGGGTCAGCTTCTCAACTCCGCCCTCGACGCCGTGATCGAAGACGATATTCCCAACGAGCGCGAAGCTCTTTTGGTTCATCTCAACTTGAATTAGCTACCAAGTTTACCTGCGTATTCCATAACCTGCCGACAATTTTTCGGCAATTTGGAATTTCTTCTTGCGCTGACGTTTTTTGTCCCGTAATATATTTCCTCGCAGCACGGCAGTGCAGATGTCATGTGGCCCGTTCGTCTAGCGGTTTAGGACGCCGCCCTCTCAAGGCGGAGATCACCAGTTCGAATCTGGTACGGGCTACCACTTCTTTTCTGCTGAGGCTTATGGCCCGTTCGTCTAGCGGTTTAGGACGCCGCCCTCTCAAGGCGGAGATCACCAGTTCGAATCTGGTACGGGCTACCACGCATCTGATACCCGGTCTTCCTATGGAAGGCCGGGTTTTTTTATTTTCAAACAACCGTCTGCAATTCCCGTTTGAACCAGAGCTTTGCGTTCTGCCTATGGCCCTTACGGGTACAATATCCTAGATATTTTGACTGTTAGAAGGAGTCTCATGACGGAGTCCTCTCAGCATACGTCTAAGCCCCAGGTCGAGGTTGAGGCCTCGGGCGGAGATGACAATAAGAGCGCACGCCGCGGCGCCATCTTTATCGGCGTCGTGCTGGTAGGTTATATCGTCTATCTGGTGGTAACCGGGCAGATGGGGCAGTTCTGGGCCGCTATGTCGAGCGTCCAGGCGTCATGGCTCGTTGTCGCGTGTCTTTGCATGTTCATGTACCTGTTCTTTGGCATTGTGGCCTATGCGATCGCCGTCTGGCTCGATCCCAATTCGCCCGTCGGCATCCGCGACCTGATCTCGGTCGAGGCGAGTGGCATCTTCTTTGGTAACCTGACGCCCATGATGATGGGCTCCACCCCGGCTCAAATCTATCGCCTGACCAAGGCCGGCCAAAACGTGGGCGAGGCCGGCGCCACGCAATTCACGCGTTTTATCGTGTACCAGTTTGGCCTCGTTGCCTGGGGCGCTATCCTACTGCTTGCTCGCATGCCGTTTTTTGCCGAGCGCTATGGCGACATGACGCTGCTGTGCGTCTTTAGCTTTGGTGGGCACTGCTGCATCTTGCTTGGCATCTTCGCCGTCGCGCTCATGCCTAAGACCGTCACGCGCGTCGCCCATTGCATCATCAATTGGCTGGAGCGCATAGGTGTCTCGGCCACTAAGATCGAGGGATGGCGCACGTTTGTCGATGGCGAGATCTACTCCTTCTCCGAGAAGTTCAAGCTTTCGGCCGGACATTTTTCTTCCATGCTGCTCACCGTGTTTATCACCATGCTGCAACTCGCGTTTTTCTATCTGGTTCCGTATTTCCTGATGCTTGCCTTTGGCCACCACGAGGTCGACTTTTTCTCGGTCATGGCCGCGAGCGCCTTTGTCCAGCTGTTAAGCTCTGCGGTTCCCTTGCCCGGTGGAACTGGTGGCGCTGAGGGCGGCTTTGCATTGTTCTTGGGTCATTTCTTCGGTTCGGCTTCGACCGCCGGCTATCTGCTGTGGCGTCTCATTACGTTTATTGCGCCTACCATTTTGGCTGCGCCCCTGCTGGGACTTAAGAGCGCCCACAACGAGAGCATCCATGCGCGCTGGGATCGCGTGATGCGCAAGCTCGGCCGCACGCCTCAGACGCCCTCTGCGCCCACTAAGCCGCACCCCACGAATGCTGTTACCGTTGATCCCAAGAAGCACGCTCAGAAGGCTTCTGGGACCGCAAAGCCGGCTCATAAGGCCTATGTGCGTCAGACAGGAGACGGTATTCGCGTATCTCCGTCGGCACTCAATAAGAAGAAGCACCCTAAGTCGCAGTAGGGCAGTCGTGCGTTCTTCATGATGCGAGGCATATTTGTGCTGTATGGGGGATAATCCTCTTACGTAGATTATCTCTCATCTGTTGATGAATGCTCGCATATCGAAGGGACACGCCCATGGCAACCAGCAAACCGCGTCTTGATCGTCGCATCGTTCGCAGCCGTAATGCCATCCTTTCGGCTTTCGAGCGCCTGCTCATGGAAAAGCCGCTGGCAGACATTACGGTGAGTGCCATCGCGCGCGAGGCCAATGTCGACCGCAAAACCTTCTACGTGCACTTTGGCACGGTTGACGGCCTGCTCGATGCCATTGCCGTCGATGTGGTGGAGATGATTGTCGACTCGGTCGAGAAAACGCTTGCTTCAATGGACGGCGACACCAACGAGCGCGCTCTTGGCGCGGCGGCGACCTTCTTTAAAACCGTTAACGAGGCACTGTGCAACAACTTGGTGCTCAATCGTCAGCTGATCGAGAACATTCCGCTCGATGATTTTATGGCTCGTCTTCGTGCGCCGCTCGAGCACGAGATTGCCGAACGCGATCTGCTGCCCCAAGGTCTCAAGGACGAGATGTTCGACTACTATCTGGCGTTTTTGCTGTCGGGTATTATCGGTATCTATCGCACGTGGGCGCTGTCTGACGGCTCGGTTCCTATCGAGCGCGTCTCTGGGGTCGCCAACGACCTGACTCTTAATGGCCTGTCGAGTCTGGAATCTCGCTTGGATTAGGCCTAGTTGGGCTCGTCGGCGTGGAAATTCCTGTTCACGAGGTTCTCCGGCGCCTTGGAGACCTCGCCGGCGTAGGAGCTGTAGCCTGAGGATCCTTAAAAAAGTCCAGTTTATCCTTCCCACTCCAATTGGGAATCCTCCGATGCGCCTTCGCACGCTCGCATGACCTCGATACCATGCGAGCGTGCGAACTCGACGAGCTCTGCGTTGCGGGCGTTTATGGTGCCGAAGGCGGCGGGGCACACGATAAGGCGCGCACAGTGGACGAGGAGCTCTTTGGCGTGGGCTATGGTTTTATCCCCGATAGGCTCGAAGGCGCGCTCGGCCACGCATTCCGCCGCCAGGTCGCGCGCGAGCTCACAGTCGATGTCCCCTTCGTGCAGAACGCCCGCGTAGAACGCCTTGCCCTGCCGGATGAGCTGGCGAAACACGGCCGACCCCGTACCCGCGCCGGCGATGACGAACGTGTGCGCATCGCCGTGCGGGCGCCCAATTTCCACGCTGCCGAAGCGCTCGTTGAAGGTGCCATGTTGAAGGCCGTAGAGCTCGCCAATCGTCTCGCGCGTGAATATGTCCTCGGGTGCGCCGGCGCGGAAGACCCGACCGTCCTTCACGCAAATCACCTTGTCGGCGCTTTTCTGCGCGAGCTCGAGTTCGTGGATGGACATGATGACAGCCACATTCTGCGATTTCGCAAGGTGGCGAAGTATTCGCAGCAGGTCGATCTGGTAGCGGATATCGAGATACGATGTGGGCTCGTCGAGCACGAGCACACGCGGATCCTGCGCGATGGCGCGTGCGAGCATGACGCGCTGGCGTTGCCCGTCGCTTATCTGCATGAAGTCGCGCTCGGCGAGCTCTTCCACATGTGCGGTTTTCATGGCCTCGTCGACCCGACTATGGTCGTCGGGCAAGAGTGTGCCCATTCGCCCGGTGTAGGGATGCCTTCCTGCCTCTACGATATCGCGGCAGGTGAGGAGCTCGGTCCGGGGGCGATCTGTCAGCATAACGGCAAGGTTCCTTGCGAACTCCGCCGTCTTCCATCGGGAAATCTCCCGCCCGTCGAGCTCGACCGCGCCGGCAAGCGGTGCCAGATGGCGTGTGATGGTTTTCAAGATGGTCGACTTGCCCGAGCCGTTCGGCCCGATGAGCGCCACGACGTCGCCCGCGCGAACCTCCAGATCGACGCCTTCGACTACGACCTTCTTGTCGTAGCCCGCCGACAGGTCGCTTATGCGGAAAAGCGGTGCTCCGTCAGCCTGCGTTTCGACCGGGGTTTCGAGGTTCGACTCCGCTCGGAGGAGGCGTTCCGCGCGCAGTCCCGCACGAGCCGAAAGTGCCTTCTGGCGCTTTCGCGCGAGCTCAGGACTGTCTAAGCATGGAATGCCCCCTCCGAGCGTTTTGGGCCGCGGCATGAATTCCCCCATCTACCTCACTCGTTTCTTCAACATGAGCGCGATAACCACCGGCGCGCCGAAGATGGCGGTGACGGCGCTGATGGAAAGCTCGACGGGAGAGAACAGCGTGCGCGCGATCAAATCGCAGCCCGCGCAGAAGATGGCGCCTCCCAAGAAGCACGCAGGAATCACGCGGATGGGCTTCGACGACTTCAGCGCCGACTTCACGAGATGCGGAACTGCGATGCCTACGAACGACACCGGACCAGCGAACGCGGTCACGCAGGCGGAGAGCATGCTCGCTAGAAGGACGAGCACCACGCGGAAGCGTGCGACGTTCACGCCGACGCTTTTCGCGTAGGCTTCTCCCAGCTGGAAGGCGGAAAGGGGCTTCGATATCGCGAATACGCATGCGCTCACGGTGATCACCACGACCGCGATGACCGCGACGTCGTCCCAGCTCGAACCCGAGAAGCTACCCAAAGACCAGTTGTGCAGGTTCACGATGGACTGGTCGTCGGCGAAGGCGATGAGGAAGTTCGTCGCCGCTGAGCAGATGTATCCCACCATGACGCCTGCCACGATGAGCATGGCCATGGAACTTATGCGCCGTGCGATGAGGAGCACGAAGCTGATGGTGATAAGCGAGCCCAGAAACGCTGCGGCCACCATGGCCGGGGAGGACATGGCCTGGTTCGCGCCCAGAAGTACAATCATCGTAAGCGCGACGACGAACTTTGCGCCCGAGGAGACGCCCAAGATGAACGGGTCGGCGATGGGGTTGTTGAAAAACGTCTGCAGCAGGAACCCGGAGAGCGAAAGTGCCCCGCCGAGAAGCACGGCTGAAAGCACGCGCGGCAGGCGAATCTCCCAGATGACTTGGCTTTCCATGGAATTGGCCGCGCCGCCCGAAAGGATGCCGGGGATGTGGTCTGCGGGCACGAGCACGCTCCCGATGCACAGGTTGGCCCCGACGAGCACGATGAGGACAACAGCGAGCTGCGCCGTCACGACGCGACACCGCGCGGCGCGCCCCGATTCGTCATATGCCATGGAAAGCCGGCTTCTCATGGCGCTAGCAGAGCTTTCTCAGATAATGGAAGTCGCTCGCGTCATCGCCGGTGAACGCCCCGTGCAGCTCGTCGATAATGTCGGCGGTAGAAGTCATCTGCTGGTACATGTCGGCGCTTGTGACCCAGACGTTGCCGTTCTTCACGGCTTTGAACTGCGACAATAGCGCGTTTTTGCCTACGAAGTCGTTCAAGGTGACAACCGATTCGTCGATGGTGCCGTTGTAGACGATGATGTCGGCATCCTTCGCCGTCGCGTAGAAGCGCTCCATTTCGAGCGTTACTGACGAGCCTGACGTCGACGCCGTCTGCGCGTCATCGAGCGCGTAGTTGCCGCCTGCAAGCTCGATCATCTGCGCCACGTAGTCGCCCGCCCGCCGCGTGACGGCGGCCCCGTTTGAGTTAATGTAGAAATACGCCACGGTTTTACCTGACGACGCGAGCCCCGACGTTTGCTCGACGCGGGCCTTCTGCTCGTTGAACAGGTGCGCGGCCTCGTCTTCCTTGTCGAACAGGATGCCGAAAAGCTTAATCCACTCGACGCGCCCGAGTGCTTCGGGCTCGCTCGACGACTGTTCGGTGAGCACGACGAGCCCGAGTTTCTGCAGCTTTTCCTTCACATCGGGTGTGTGGTTGATCATGGTGTTCTCGATGGCGAGCGTGCAGCCCGAGGCCGATATTCGCTCGTAGTCGGGCGCGCTGTACTTGCCGCCGTAGGCGATCGCCCCACTTTCGAGTGCGCTTTTGAAGCCCGCGACCGAGCAATCGTCGGCCTTCGTGCCCGACATGATGATATTGTCGTTCGCATCGAGTGCGTCGACCAGGCACATCGTCGCCGACGACACGAGGTACACCTTGTCGGCGGGGCGCCTTATGACCGCGATGTCGGAGCTCAACCCATCAGGTACCTTCGCATCTTGCGGCACCACGAGGAAGCGCTCCCCGTTCGAAATGCAGATAAGCCGCAGGCCGCCTTCGAACTCGTCGACAGTGAAGTGCTCGGCGTATTCAAGCTGAAGCGTCCCCGTCGGCTTCCAGCCGCAGCCTAAATCGGCGTTGTGGAAGTCGGCCGCGGCGCTTGAGGCCGTTCCCGCAGGGGAGCCGCCGCTTGCTTCGTCGCCCGATTTCTCCTTCATGGTGGATGAGTCGAAGTAGAGCGTGTAGTCGATGGTGTGCGGCGTCGACATGGCGACGGTCTCGGCCGACACGGCGATGTCCTCGTCGAGCGTGACGGGTATCTCGAACGTGGAGTTGCCGCCGTCGTTTACGGGCGCGTAGTCCACGCCGTCGACGGTCATCTTGTCGTAGTTCGAACTCGACCAGGTGATGGTCGCGGTGTAGGTGTCGCCATCCTTCACAATTGTGGTTGGTGAGGCGATGCTTGCGCGCCCTGACCCGCCGGAAAGCGAGACGCTCACAGTGTATTCCTGAGAGCCCGTCGTGGCACCGGTCGCGTTCGGGCTCGCACTGCACCCCGCGAAGGGAAGCGCGAGCAGGGCGACGAGAACGCAGGCGACCGCGCGCGCCGCGATGCTGTGGCGCTTCCTGTTTTCCCCCTTGGGAAGAATCGACCGCATGGCGTTACTTCAGTGCGTCGGCGCGCAGATCGACGCCGGCGGATTCGAACACGAGCGTGCGGTCGTACCACTGCTCTTTTCTAATACTCCACGCGGCGCAGGCGGTGTCCTCGTCGAGCGCTTTAACGGGCACGTCGTAGGTGTACTTGCCTTCCGCGTTTTCCACATAGGGGATGAAGTCGGCCTCGCTCGCGGCGGCAGCCTCGTCGCCCGTGCCCATGAAGAGCTTGCCGTAGCCCGTGCCGGAAAGCGTCATCACGCAGTGCATGGAGCCGTTTTCCACGATGAGCTGGGCGTCCACAATCCTGAACATGTTCGAGCTGGAATCTACGGTGATCGGATAGGTGCCGTCGGCCACCTTGTCGGCGGTGATGGGGGCAGCGCTTGCGCCCTCGGGCGCATCGGCCGCCTGTTCGGTCTTTTCCTGGGAATCGGCATCGCTTGCCTTTGCGCTGTCGATTGAATTTCCGCCGCAGCCGGCGAGCGAGAACGCGAAAAGCGCCGCTGACAGGGCGAAGGCGAGGGTTTTCTTCAACATGGAGGGGGTTCCTTTCAATCGCTTCGACCGCCCGCGCCGTGCGGTGGGCGGGCGGGATGCGAATGCAACGGGCATGCGCCGTCGGTCGGGGAAGGCGCATGCCCGTTGCACGGGGACGCGACCGGCGCCCCCGTGCGCGGCGAGTTTACAGCTTGGCGATGGCGTCGTCCACGTGCGAGACGTAGATGTCGTCGACCGCGGCGTTCTGTCCCAGACCCTGGAGCAGGCACGTCACTTCGAAGCCAGCGGCCACGAACTTTGCAGCCCAGCTGTCGGGGTCGGTCTCGTCTGCCATGTCGTTGTTCGCGTGGTCGCCCGCGACCACCATGAACGGCGCGAGCACGGCCTTCTTGTACCCTGCGGCGCTCGCGGCGGCGATAACATCCTCGCAGGTCGGCTCAGCCTCGACGGTGCCGACGAAGAACTGCGTCAAGCCCTCGTTCTTGAACACTTCCTGCATCTTGGCATAGTCGGCGTTGGAATCGGCTTCGGTGCCGTGGCCCATGAGGCACAGCGCCGTCTTGCCGTCGTCGAAGGACGCCATGTTCTCCTTAATGGCTGCGGCCACCTTCTTGTAGTCGTCGTCGGAGGTGAGCAGCGGGTCGCCGAGCGAGATCTTGTCGAACTTGTCGGCGTACTTGTCGAGCTCGTCTTTCACGTCGGCGTATTCCAGGCCAGCCATGAGATGCGTCGGCTGCACGACAATTTCCTTCACGCCGTCTTCCACGCAGCGGTCGAGCGCCTCGGTCATGTTGTCGATCGTGATGCCGTCGCGCTTCTTCAGCTTGTCGATGATGATCTGCGCGGTGAAGGCGCGGCGGATGTCGTAGTCCTGCCAGTACTTCTCGCGGATAGCGTCTTCGATGGCGCCGATGGTGATGTGGCGCGAGTCGTTGTAGCTCGTGCCGAAGCTCGTGACGAGGATGACCGGCTTCACGGCCTTCTCCTTTTCGCTCGATTTCTCGGAACTCGCGGAGGTGCTGGAGCAGCCCGCGAGCGCGAATCCGGCGAGCGCGACGGCTCCGGTTGCTGCGGCGCCCATGAAGCCGCGGCGTGACATCTGGTCGGACATGGTTTTTCCTTTCCTCGGTTTGCCGGTCCCCCGGCGACAGTTGCTTGTCGGCACAAGCGAAAGAAAAGCGCACCCCTCGGGGTTCACAAGGAGCTAACGCCACGGCGATGCCGTGAGGAAAAGGCGAAGCAGTCTGGCTTGGGGCGCGAGGCAGTTCGCCCGCGCGTCCTATACAGTAATGTCCCTTGCCCAGGATTCCCACCTGGTTCCCTCCGCAAGCCAGCGCGGGCTGTGCGGGCGCCGCGCCGGTCATTTCCTTTTATCCGATTGTCATATGCTCGTTGCCGAAACTTTTACTATGATAGTGGGCACTTGTGAACGTGTCAAAGCCAGGGCGGGCGGCATTGCGCCTCCTGCCTGCGTATTTGCGCCGATTGCCGCTGCGGGCGCCGTGTTTTGCCCGCTGTGCGAAGGGCGGCGTAAACGGTTGCGATGAGAAACGGGAAGGGAAGGCTCGGATGATTCATATCGTTGGCGCAGGCTCGGGCGCCGCCGACCTTATCACGCTGCGCGGGGCGCGCCTTCTGCGCGCGGCGGACGTGGTCGTTTGGGCGGGGAGCCTTGTGAACCCCGAGCTGCTCGCCGATTGCAAGGAATCCTGCGTCGTCTACGACAGCGCGCACATGACCTTGGAGGAAGTGCTCGACGTGATGTGTGCGGCGGATGCGCGGGGCGAGGAAGTGGTGCGCCTGCACACGGGTGACCCGTGCCTATACGGCGCCATCCAGGAGCAGATGGACGCACTCGACGCGCGCGGCGTGGACTACGAGGTGGTGCCCGGCGTGTCGAGCTTTTGCGGTGCCGCGGCGGCGCTTCGCCAGGAATACACGCTGCCGGGAATCAGCCAGTCTGTCGTGATCACGCGGCTTTCCGGGCGCACCCCCATGCCCGCGGGCGAGGGCATGCGCACCATGGCGGAAAGCGGCTCGACTATGGTCATCTTCCTGAGCTCGGGTATGCTCGCCGAGCTTTCCGCCGAGCTTTTGGCCGCGGGCCGCAGCTCCGACGAGCCGGCGGCGCTCGTGTACAAGGCGACCTGGCCTGAGGAGCGCGTGGTGCGCTGCACAGTGGGCACGCTCGCCGATGCGGGTGCGCGAGTGGGCATCGACCGCACGGCGCTCGTGGTGGTGGGCCGCGTGCTCGGAGCTCGCGGCGGGCTTGCGCACGACGGCGCGCAAGCGGAGTCGTACGAGCGCAGCAAGCTTTACGACCCTTCGTTTGCCACGGGGTATCGGAAGGCGAGCAGCTAGCGTGGCCTTCGAGCACTACATATATACCGGGACGACCCGCCTGCGCTGCGGCTATACCACGGGGAGCTGCGCCGCGCTCGCGGCGAAGGCGGCCTGCGAGATGCTCTTGTCACGAAAGCCCGTCGGCCACGTGTCGATCGTCACCCCCGGCGGGCTGCCCGTCGAGACGGACGTGGTCGATGCATGCATCGGCGAGGGGTGCGCCCAGTGCGCCGTGCGAAAGGACGCAGGCGACGACGCCGATGTGACCGACGGCGTGCTCGTGTACGCGCGTGTGGAACATGCGGGGTCGGGCACGGGTACTGCGGGCAGCAAGGACGTGCCCGCGCACGAATCGGAAGTTTCCGTCGATGGCGGCGTGGGCGTGGGGCGCGTGACGTTGCCCGGGCTCGAGCAGCCGGTGGGGGCGGCCGCCATCAACGCGACGCCGCGCGCGATGATTACTTCGGCGGTGCGTGAGGTGTGCGCCGCGCACGGCTTTTCTGGAAACATTGCTGTGACGATTTCGGTACCCGAGGGTGTGGCCCTTGCCGAAAAGACCTTCAACCCGCACCTGGGGATAGAGGACGGCATCTCCATCCTGGGAACGACGGGCATCGTCGAGCCGCGCAGCCTCGCTGCCTTGCGCGACAGCATCGAGCTCGAGATTCGGCAGCATGCGGCTATGGGGCGGCGCGGAGTCGTGCTCACGCCCGGCAACTACGGCGGGCAGTTCATCTCGGGGCATTTCCACCTAAACGGTGCGCCGGTGGTCTTCATCTCCAACTTTGTGGGCGATGCGATTGATTGCTGCGTTCGCGAGGGATTCACCAATGTCCTTCTTGTGGGACACATCGGCAAGCTGGTGAAGGTCGCTGGCGGCATCATGGACACCCATTCGCGTACCGCCGACTGCCGCGCGGAGATTCTGGCCGCCCACGCGGCCTTGGCCGGCGCGGGCGCGAAGACCGTGCGCGAGATCATGTCGTCGGTCACGACCACGGCGGCGCTCGAGGTAATCGAGGCCGCCGGCGTGGGGGACGCTGCGCGCGCTTCGCTCGCTGCGGCAATCGAGGACAGGTTGCGCCGCCGCGCGGCGGGCGCATGCGACATCGCCGCGGTCGTGTTCGACGCCGAGCGCCGCGAGCTTTTCCGCACGTCGGGCGCCGATGCAGTTATCGGGGAATTGGGGGCGACGTATGAGTAAAGG
This genomic interval carries:
- a CDS encoding ABC transporter substrate-binding protein — protein: MRSILPKGENRKRHSIAARAVACVLVALLALPFAGCSASPNATGATTGSQEYTVSVSLSGGSGRASIASPTTIVKDGDTYTATITWSSSNYDKMTVDGVDYAPVNDGGNSTFEIPVTLDEDIAVSAETVAMSTPHTIDYTLYFDSSTMKEKSGDEASGGSPAGTASSAAADFHNADLGCGWKPTGTLQLEYAEHFTVDEFEGGLRLICISNGERFLVVPQDAKVPDGLSSDIAVIRRPADKVYLVSSATMCLVDALDANDNIIMSGTKADDCSVAGFKSALESGAIAYGGKYSAPDYERISASGCTLAIENTMINHTPDVKEKLQKLGLVVLTEQSSSEPEALGRVEWIKLFGILFDKEDEAAHLFNEQKARVEQTSGLASSGKTVAYFYINSNGAAVTRRAGDYVAQMIELAGGNYALDDAQTASTSGSSVTLEMERFYATAKDADIIVYNGTIDESVVTLNDFVGKNALLSQFKAVKNGNVWVTSADMYQQMTSTADIIDELHGAFTGDDASDFHYLRKLC
- a CDS encoding sirohydrochlorin cobaltochelatase encodes the protein MSDQMSRRGFMGAAATGAVALAGFALAGCSSTSASSEKSSEKEKAVKPVILVTSFGTSYNDSRHITIGAIEDAIREKYWQDYDIRRAFTAQIIIDKLKKRDGITIDNMTEALDRCVEDGVKEIVVQPTHLMAGLEYADVKDELDKYADKFDKISLGDPLLTSDDDYKKVAAAIKENMASFDDGKTALCLMGHGTEADSNADYAKMQEVFKNEGLTQFFVGTVEAEPTCEDVIAAASAAGYKKAVLAPFMVVAGDHANNDMADETDPDSWAAKFVAAGFEVTCLLQGLGQNAAVDDIYVSHVDDAIAKL
- the cobM gene encoding precorrin-4 C(11)-methyltransferase, which translates into the protein MIHIVGAGSGAADLITLRGARLLRAADVVVWAGSLVNPELLADCKESCVVYDSAHMTLEEVLDVMCAADARGEEVVRLHTGDPCLYGAIQEQMDALDARGVDYEVVPGVSSFCGAAAALRQEYTLPGISQSVVITRLSGRTPMPAGEGMRTMAESGSTMVIFLSSGMLAELSAELLAAGRSSDEPAALVYKATWPEERVVRCTVGTLADAGARVGIDRTALVVVGRVLGARGGLAHDGAQAESYERSKLYDPSFATGYRKASS
- the cbiD gene encoding cobalt-precorrin-5B (C(1))-methyltransferase CbiD is translated as MAFEHYIYTGTTRLRCGYTTGSCAALAAKAACEMLLSRKPVGHVSIVTPGGLPVETDVVDACIGEGCAQCAVRKDAGDDADVTDGVLVYARVEHAGSGTGTAGSKDVPAHESEVSVDGGVGVGRVTLPGLEQPVGAAAINATPRAMITSAVREVCAAHGFSGNIAVTISVPEGVALAEKTFNPHLGIEDGISILGTTGIVEPRSLAALRDSIELEIRQHAAMGRRGVVLTPGNYGGQFISGHFHLNGAPVVFISNFVGDAIDCCVREGFTNVLLVGHIGKLVKVAGGIMDTHSRTADCRAEILAAHAALAGAGAKTVREIMSSVTTTAALEVIEAAGVGDAARASLAAAIEDRLRRRAAGACDIAAVVFDAERRELFRTSGADAVIGELGATYE